In Thermus neutrinimicus, the genomic window CCTTTACCCCGCCCTGTTGAAAGGGGACAAGCTTTCCGAGGTGGTGCGCGCGGCCACGGAGCTCGGGGCCACCCGCATCCAACCCCTCGTCACCCGGCACACCGTGCCCAAGGAGATGGGGGAGGGGAAGCTGAAAAGACTCCAGGCCATCGCGGTGGAGGCGGCCAAGCAGTCGGGTAGGCTGAGGGTGCCCGAGGTCCTGCCTCCCATTCCCCTAACCGCTCTTCCGAAGGTGGAGCAGGGTATGGTGGCCCATGTGGGAGCAAGGAGCCTGGTGCGGGAGGTGCTGGACCTCGGGAAGCCCTTGGCCCTGGCCGTGGGACCGGAAGGGGGTTTCGCGGAGGAGGAGGTGGAACTTTTGCAGGGGAAAGGCTTTACCCCGGTCTTCCTGGGCCGGAGGATTTTGCGGGCGGAGACGGCGGCCATCGCCCTCCTCGCCCTGTGCACCGCTGGGGAGGGGAGGTGAAGCCCCTCGCCTGGTTTGGGGGTGTGGCCCTCCTCTTCCTTCTCGCAGGCTGCCGCTACACCTTCCTGCCCCTGGACCCTGGCAAGCCCTTGCCCCCGGAAAGGCCTTTTGTGATGGCCCGCCTGGAGAAGGGCTCAGTGGAGGCCTTT contains:
- a CDS encoding 16S rRNA (uracil(1498)-N(3))-methyltransferase, which gives rise to MRPHRAYSPGLTGVLPLRESRHLLEVLRARPGDRFTVFDADREALAEVVELGPPVRYRILEERRPEREVGVEVALYPALLKGDKLSEVVRAATELGATRIQPLVTRHTVPKEMGEGKLKRLQAIAVEAAKQSGRLRVPEVLPPIPLTALPKVEQGMVAHVGARSLVREVLDLGKPLALAVGPEGGFAEEEVELLQGKGFTPVFLGRRILRAETAAIALLALCTAGEGR